Genomic window (Pseudothauera hydrothermalis):
AGGCGCCGTCGAACACCAGCTCGTCCTGTCCGCCGACCATGTTGCAGTAGAGCACCGGCATCCCGGTGGCGGCCACGCGCTCGCGCATCACCGCATAGCGACTGGTCTGCTTGTTCATGTGATAGGGCGAAGCGTTGAGCACCAGCAACAGCTCGGCCCCAGCCTCGCGGGCCAGTTCGGCGGGCCCTGGCTCCCACACGTCGGCGCAAATGTTGACGCCCAGGCGAACGCCCTTGAGGCTGAACACGCAGGCCGCCGATCCTGCATCGAAATAGCGTTCCTCGTCGAAGACTTCGTAGTTGGGCAGCAGGAGCTTGTGATACACCGCCTCGACCACGCCATCGCGGATCACCGACGCCGCGTTGAAACGCTGCCCATCGACCGCTTCGGGATGGCCAAGCACCAGGGTGATGTCTCGAGTGTGCGGCAGGATGCGCTGTATCTCGCGCGCGCAGGCGCGGTAGAAATCCGGCCGCAGCAGCAGGTCTTCTGGCGGGTAACCGGACAGCGCCAGCTCCGGGGTGAGCAGCAGATCGGCGCCTTCGGCGCGCGCGCGCGCCAGCGCATCGATGATGCGGTCGGCGTTGCCGGCAAGATCGCCAACGGTGAAGTTGAGCTGTGCGACAGCAATCGAAAGCGTGGTAGTCATGGGCCGCAACTATACCCTGTGATCCGCCCCGCCGGCGCACGGCGCAGAGCAACCGCGGCCGATCGAGTGATGGGCGAAGCAGCGCGCAACGCCGAAACAGGGCCCACCGCAGTCGTCTTTTTCAACGGCCTGTCAGCGCACGCAATCCACGTAATAATTCACCGCGCCGCCGAGCTCTTCTCGCACCAGGCCGTGAATGTCGGTCTCGAACCCTGGGAAATTGGCGTTGAAATCGCGCGCAAACCGCAGGTAACGGCAAATGGTGGCGTTGAAACGCTCACCCGGGATCAGCAGCGGAATACCCGGTGGATAGGGCGTGACCAGCATCGCGGTCACCCGCCCTTCCAGTTCGTCGATCGGCACACGCTCGATCTCGCGATGCGCCATCTTGGCGAACGCATCGGCCGGCTTCATCGCCGGCACCATGTCGGACAAATACATTTCGGTGGTCAGGCGCGCCACATCGTGCGCCTTGTAGAAGCTGTGAATCTGTGCGCACAGATCCTTCAAGCCAACTTTTTCGTAGCGCGGATGCTTGGCGATGAACTCGGGCATCACCCGCCACAGCGGCTGGTTGCGGTCGTAGTCGTCCTTGAACTGCTGCAGCTCGGTGACCAATGTGTTCCAGCGGCCTTTGGTGATGCCGATGGTAAACATGATGAAGAAAGAGTACAGCCCGGTTTTTTCGACGATGATGCCGTGCTCGGCAAGATAACGGGTGAGGATGCCCGCCGGAATGCCCCACTCGGCAAAATCGCCATCCACATCCAGGCCCGGGGTGATCACCGTGGCCTTGATCGGGTCGAGCATGTTGAAGCCTTCGGCCAGATCGCCGAAGCCGTGCCAGCGCTCACCGGCTTTGAGCATCCAGTCTTCGCGGCTGCCAACCCCTTCCTCGGCCAGGTATTCCGGCCCCCAGACCTTGAACCACCAGTCATCCGGGCCGAAATCGGCTTCGACCTTGCGCATCGCGCGGCGGAATTCCACCGCTTCGACGAGCGACTCCTCCACCAATGCCGTGCCGCCGGGCGGCTCCATCATCGCCGCGGCCACATCGCACGACGCAATGATGGCGTACTGCGGGCTGGTCGAGGTGTGCATCAGGTAGGCTTCATTGAAGATGTCGCGGTCGAGCTTGCGGGTTTCGGAATCCTGCACCAGGATCTGCGACGCTTGGCTCAGACCGGCCAGCAGTTTGTGGGTGGACTGGGTGGAAAACACCATGGATTCACGGCAACGCGGACGGTCTGCGCCAATGGCGTGATAGTCGCCGTAAAAGTCGTGAAAGGCCGCGTGCGGCAGCCAGGCTTCGTCAAAGTGCAGGGTGTCGATCTCGCCGTCGAGCATCTGCTTGATCGCTTCGACGTTGTAGAGCACCCCGTCGTAAGTAGACTGGGTGATGGTGAGGATGCGCGGCTTCTTACCGCTGGCGCCGTTGGCGAACGGGTTGGCTGCGATCTTCTTACGGATGTTCTCGATCGAAAATTCGGCCAGCGGGATCGGTCCGATGATGCCGTAGTGGTTGCGGGTGGGGGTGAGAAACACCGGCACCGCACCGGTCATGATGATGGAGTGGAGGATGGACTTGTGGCAGTTGCGGTCGACCACCACGATGTCGCCCGGCGCCACGGTGGTGTGCCAGACCATCTTGTTCGAAGTCGACGTACCGTTGGTGACAAAGTACAGGTGGTCGCAATTGAAAATGCGCGCAGCATTGCGCTCGGAGGCCGCCACCGGGCCGGTATGGTCGAGCAACTGACCGAGCTCTTCGACCGCATTGCAAACGTCGGCGCGCAGCATGTTTTCACCGAAGAACTGATGAAACATCTGCCCGACCGGGCTCTTCAGAAAAGCCACGCCGCCCGAATGTCCCGGGCAGTGCCAGGAGTAGGAGCCGTCGGCGGCATAGTGGGTGAGCGCGCGAAAAAACGGCGGTGCCAACGAATCGAGGTAATTGCGCGCTTCGCGCACCACATAGCGGGCGATGAATTCCGGAGTATCCTCGAACATGTGGATAAAACCATGCATCTCGCGCAGCACATCGTTCGGGATATGGCGACTGGTGCGCGTCTCGCCGTACAAAAAGATCGGAATGTCGGCGTTGCGAAAGCGAATTTCCTCAACAAAAGCGCGCAAGTTGGCAATGGCCTGGTTGGCGGCTTCGGTCGAAGAAAACTCCTCGTCATCGATCGACAAAATGAAGGCCGACGCACGGCTTTGCTGCTGCGCAAACGAGGTCAGATCGCCATAGCTGGTCACGCCCAGCACTTCGATGCCTTCCTCTTCGATCGCCTTGGCCAGCGCACGGATGCCCAGACCCGAGGCGTTTTCGGAGCGGAAGTCTTCATCGATGATGATGACCGGAAAATGAAAGCGCATCCCTCTGTCTCCAGCATTCAGTCCAGCCCAGGGCCGGGAAACGGGCATCATACCCGTAAGGTGGTTGCCGCCGCATGACAGCCGGCGATGAGCCGGAAAGCACAAAGGGCCGCCAAGCGGCCCCGTGAATCGCCCCGCGCCGGCCTTGGTTCAGATCCGGGGCAAGGTCACGCCGGTCTGGCCCAGATATTTGCCGCCACGATCTTTGTAGGAGGTCTCACAAACCTCGTCCGACTCAAAAAACAGCATCTGCGCCACGCCTTCGTTGGCATAGATTTTGGCCGGAAGCGGCGTGGTGTTGGAAAACTCCAAGGTCACATGGCCTTCCCACTCAGGCTCCAGCGGCGTCACATTGACGATGATGCCGCAACGCGCGTAGGTGCTTTTACCCAGGCACACGGTCAGCACGCTGCGCGGAATGCGGAAATACTCCACGGTGCGCGCCAACGCAAAAGAGTTCGGCGGAATGATGCAGACATCGCCGACAAAATCGACGAAGCTGCCCGAGTCGAAATCCTTGGGATCGACAATGGTCGAGTTGATGTTGGTGAAAATCTTGAATTCATTGGCACAGCGCACATCGTAACCGTAGCTCGAGGTGCCGAAAGAGACGATCTTGCCGTGCTCGTTGCTGCGCACCAGCTCCGGCGCAAAAGGCTCGATCATGCCGTGCTGCTCCGCCATGCGGCGAATCCATTTGTCGGACTTGATAGACATCGGGCGCGCTTTTCCTTGGCTGCCAGCCCGGCGCTCGGGCCGGCGGTGAAAGTCGCGTAGTGTAGGGCAAGCGCCAACGATTCGGAAGCGGCCCGCTTGCACTCAAGACGACCAATAGTCCGCCCGCGCGTAGGTGTCACGAAAATAATCCAGCAACAGACGCACACGCAAGGCCAGATGGCGGCGCTGCGGATAAACCGCGTAGATGCCCAGCGGCGCCGCGGCCCACTTTTCCAGAACCTGCACCAGGCGGCCGCTGCGCAAGTCCTCGCCCACCTCCCACAAGGAACGCCAGGCCAGCCCCAGACCGGCCAGTGTCCAGTCGCGCAGCACCGCACCGTCGTTACACTCCAGGTTGCCGGCCACCCGCAACAACAGCGGCGCACCGTCCTCGCCGGTGAATTGCCACCCGCGCTGTTGTGCCAAACACAGGCAGTTGTGCCCCAACAAATCTTGTGGCCGCTGAGGAATGCCATGGCGGGCCAGATAATCGCGGCTGGCCACCACCACCCGCCGGTTTTCGGCAAGACGCACCGATACCAAGCTGGAATCGGGTAGCTCGCCGATGCGGATTGCGCAGTCAAACCCTTCGTTGAGCAG
Coding sequences:
- a CDS encoding arginine/lysine/ornithine decarboxylase, yielding MRFHFPVIIIDEDFRSENASGLGIRALAKAIEEEGIEVLGVTSYGDLTSFAQQQSRASAFILSIDDEEFSSTEAANQAIANLRAFVEEIRFRNADIPIFLYGETRTSRHIPNDVLREMHGFIHMFEDTPEFIARYVVREARNYLDSLAPPFFRALTHYAADGSYSWHCPGHSGGVAFLKSPVGQMFHQFFGENMLRADVCNAVEELGQLLDHTGPVAASERNAARIFNCDHLYFVTNGTSTSNKMVWHTTVAPGDIVVVDRNCHKSILHSIIMTGAVPVFLTPTRNHYGIIGPIPLAEFSIENIRKKIAANPFANGASGKKPRILTITQSTYDGVLYNVEAIKQMLDGEIDTLHFDEAWLPHAAFHDFYGDYHAIGADRPRCRESMVFSTQSTHKLLAGLSQASQILVQDSETRKLDRDIFNEAYLMHTSTSPQYAIIASCDVAAAMMEPPGGTALVEESLVEAVEFRRAMRKVEADFGPDDWWFKVWGPEYLAEEGVGSREDWMLKAGERWHGFGDLAEGFNMLDPIKATVITPGLDVDGDFAEWGIPAGILTRYLAEHGIIVEKTGLYSFFIMFTIGITKGRWNTLVTELQQFKDDYDRNQPLWRVMPEFIAKHPRYEKVGLKDLCAQIHSFYKAHDVARLTTEMYLSDMVPAMKPADAFAKMAHREIERVPIDELEGRVTAMLVTPYPPGIPLLIPGERFNATICRYLRFARDFNANFPGFETDIHGLVREELGGAVNYYVDCVR
- the dcd gene encoding dCTP deaminase, with protein sequence MSIKSDKWIRRMAEQHGMIEPFAPELVRSNEHGKIVSFGTSSYGYDVRCANEFKIFTNINSTIVDPKDFDSGSFVDFVGDVCIIPPNSFALARTVEYFRIPRSVLTVCLGKSTYARCGIIVNVTPLEPEWEGHVTLEFSNTTPLPAKIYANEGVAQMLFFESDEVCETSYKDRGGKYLGQTGVTLPRI
- a CDS encoding LysR family transcriptional regulator: MDQLKQIESFVSVATRGSLSAAAREAGVTPAVIGRRLDALEARLGVKLLLRTTRRITLTFEGSAFLEDCQRILNDLANAEASVSLGGIKPSGHLRLTAPAGFGRRHVAPVVMRFLQDNPEVSCTLELSDRMVDLLNEGFDCAIRIGELPDSSLVSVRLAENRRVVVASRDYLARHGIPQRPQDLLGHNCLCLAQQRGWQFTGEDGAPLLLRVAGNLECNDGAVLRDWTLAGLGLAWRSLWEVGEDLRSGRLVQVLEKWAAAPLGIYAVYPQRRHLALRVRLLLDYFRDTYARADYWSS